The sequence AAGGGGGAACGACCTTCCACTTCGTTACGGAAGGCATTGCCGCCGCCCTGGCGCAGGCTCGCGAAGCTGCCCAAGGCAAGGATGTCCGTCTTGGCGGCGGCGTGAACGTCATTCAACAGTATCTTCGCCAGCGCCTGATCGACGAGTTGCACATCGCCATTGCGCCTGTCCTGCTTGGCGCTGGTGAAAGACTCTTTGAAGGAACCAACCTTCCTGCCTTGGGCTACGCCTGTACCCGCCACGAAAGCTCGCCACTCGCCACCCATGTGGTTCTTACCCGGCAGTGATCACGGTGGCGCCTAACCACTCGTTCAACCCGGGCCCAACCGTGTGCGACTGCCTTCATGCTTTCAACCTTCGGCTCTCGATTGGGCCGGTTAACGTTGTTCGTCAGGCGGGCGGTCTTCGGCCGATCATGTCCAGCGCAGCGCCCACGTAGCAACAGGAACACAGCCGATTTCATGAGTAAGCAGAACAAGCCGATGCAGATCACTCCTTTTACGATCCGTGTTCCAGATGAGGTTCTATCCGACCTCAGGACGCGCATTCAACACACGCGCTGGCCTGGTCAGGCGCCCGGCGCTGCGTGGGCGCAGGGGACCGACCTCGCGTACCTGAAGCGCCTGCTTGGCTACTGGGCCGACGGTTTCGATTGGCGGGCGCAGGAGCGTCGGCTGAACTCGTTCAAGCACTTTCGCGCTGAGCTTGGCGGGATCCACATTCACTTCGTCCACGAACGGGCACGGGAGGGGAATGGCATCCCTTTGATCCTGACCCATGGATGGCCCAGCTCCTTTCTCGAACTCCTGCCGCTGGTGCCCCTCTTGACCGACCCGAAAGCCCACGGCATCGACGGTCCGGCCTTCGACCTCGTCATTCCCTCGCTGCCGGGGTACGGCTTCTCGGAACGGCCGGCCCAGGCAAATTACGGCACCGTTGCCAGGCTGTGGCATGAGCTCATGCACGGACTCGGCTATGCGCGATATGGGGCCGGAGGCGGAGATTTCGGTGCGGGAGTCGCCACCTACATGGCCATCGAGAATCCGGCGCCCATGATCGGCATCCATCTGACCACGATGGAACTCTGGCCGCCAACAGGCGAAGGGACGCGGCCATTGACCGAAGCCGAAAGCAATTACGTTGCCCACGTGCGCCAATGGGATGAGGTCGAGCGGGGCTATTCCGCCATCCAGTCGACGCGGCCCCAAACACTCGGCTATGCGCTGAACGATTCACCTGCCGGGCTCGCGGCTTGGATTCTTGAAAAGTGGCGCGCATGGAGCGACTCCGGCGGCGACCTCGATAGGCACTTTTCACAGGATTTTCTCCTCACGATGCTCACGCTCTACTGGGTCACGGAGACCATCACCCCCTCGATGCGTGACTACTTCGACAACCGGTGGTTTGGCGCGGACATTCAATCTGGCGATCGTGTGCAGGTACCCGCGGGCTTTGCCAACTTCGACAACAACCATGTGTCCGAGGGAAGCCCGCCGCGGGAATGGGCGGAGCGACTGTACGACGTTCGCCGGTGGACCTCCATGCCGAGCGGCGGGCATTTCGCTGCCGCCGAAGAGCCCGAGCGCCTTGCCCGCGACATCGCAGCCTTCTTTGCGGAGATCTGATTTCGCGCGCGGAGACCCTGGAAGCCCCTGTCGCGACCAAGGCCTGCGAGGATCTGGCCCTACAAGAAGGCGACTCCGCCCTCGCCATGATCAAGGCCACGGCGATACATCTTATTCCGGTGATGTAGGTGGATATTCAGAAGCCAAGCGCATAGTTCTAGGTTAGGCCCCGCTTACATGCTTATTGGATTGGTAAGGGGCTGGGCGGCTACAACCGTCCACCCCTCAGAAACCACCGTTCGGGAAATTCTGTCGTCGCCTGCTCCAAGACGGTGTTTCATGAGGAGATTTCCATCCCGTCATGCTGAAGATATTCGGCTCTCGGTTGCTCTTATTCACTTTCAATGTTAGGTAACAACAGGAGAATCAACCATGGAATACAGAGTCGTACCGTTCGCAGCTTCAATCACACAGAATGACGGCGCTGGCAAAGCAGCCGCCCAGCTTCAGTCACTGATAACTCAGCATGCGGAAGAACGATGGGAATACGTTCGACTCGAAAGCGTCGAGACGAACATCGCAGGCAGTAGCGGGTGTTTCGGGTTTGGCGCCTCGCCTTC comes from Holophagaceae bacterium and encodes:
- a CDS encoding epoxide hydrolase, with amino-acid sequence MQITPFTIRVPDEVLSDLRTRIQHTRWPGQAPGAAWAQGTDLAYLKRLLGYWADGFDWRAQERRLNSFKHFRAELGGIHIHFVHERAREGNGIPLILTHGWPSSFLELLPLVPLLTDPKAHGIDGPAFDLVIPSLPGYGFSERPAQANYGTVARLWHELMHGLGYARYGAGGGDFGAGVATYMAIENPAPMIGIHLTTMELWPPTGEGTRPLTEAESNYVAHVRQWDEVERGYSAIQSTRPQTLGYALNDSPAGLAAWILEKWRAWSDSGGDLDRHFSQDFLLTMLTLYWVTETITPSMRDYFDNRWFGADIQSGDRVQVPAGFANFDNNHVSEGSPPREWAERLYDVRRWTSMPSGGHFAAAEEPERLARDIAAFFAEI